The DNA sequence AAGAATGGGAGTTCCTGAATAGAGCTTTGTCAATTTGCTAGTTTGTAATAAGATCATTTTGTTTCTCCTTTATATATTAACTTATCAGTAGATATTCGGATTTTATTGTATTTATTTATAAGTATAATGCTTAAAGAAGAGATAAGCAACGGACACTGGATGAAATAATAGTCGAATTTTAAAACAATTTAACATATAGATGTTTTATGCTTCTGACAGTATTCACATTGAATTATTTTCATGTTATTATTGAAATATGGTAAAGGAGGTTTTCTATGTTATCAAATATTCCAAATGCAACGATTAAAAGGTTAGCACTTTATCGTCGCTGTTTCGTTGAATTAGATGAAATGGGCGTTAAACGAATTCAGTCAGGTGAATTAAGCCAAAAAATAGGGATTGATTCTGCTACTATTCGACGTGATTTTTCATATTTAGGTGAATTAGGTCGTCAAGGATATGGATATGAGGTACGCGTTGTTTTAGAGGCATTTAATAATTTATTGAAAACAGAGGATGCACAGAGCTGTGTTTTAATTGGGGTCGGAAACTTAGGGCGTGCACTATTAAAGTATTTTAGCTCAGATAAGTTTAAGAAACGTGTATTTAGAACACCAGTTAACTTAATTGCAGGGTTTGATACAGATGAAAGCTTAGTTGGACAATGTGTAGGTGAATTGCCTCTTTATCATTTAAATGATTTAAAATCGTATATTGAAGAACACCGTGTTACTTATGTTATTTTAACAGTACCACCGACAGTTGCTCAAAGTGTTGCAACATCATTAGAAGGGTTAGGTA is a window from the Turicibacter bilis genome containing:
- a CDS encoding redox-sensing transcriptional repressor Rex; translated protein: MLSNIPNATIKRLALYRRCFVELDEMGVKRIQSGELSQKIGIDSATIRRDFSYLGELGRQGYGYEVRVVLEAFNNLLKTEDAQSCVLIGVGNLGRALLKYFSSDKFKKRVFRTPVNLIAGFDTDESLVGQCVGELPLYHLNDLKSYIEEHRVTYVILTVPPTVAQSVATSLEGLGIKGILNLSSTVINVSEDITVHEVDLNMELETLFFYVFQKEQAKH